In Streptomyces sp. P9-A4, the genomic window GCCGTCCAGGTCCTCCGCCACCTCCGCGACCAGGTGCGCGCGGATGACCGCGCCGTCCGGCTCGTAGAGGTAGCGGCCGACCGGGCGGACCGCCGGGTCGGGCAGGCCCCGGCCGACCAGGCGGGCCCCCGAGGGGAGCAGGGTGGCGCGGCGCGCGCCCGGCCGCGTACCGAACCAGAGCACGGCCTCCTTGACGTCCCCGCCGTCCGAGATCCACTCGGCCTCGGCGTCCTCGGGAACGGCTTCGTGGGGGATGCCGGGGGCCACCTTCAGGGCCGCGTGCGGGGCCTTGCGGGCCGCCTCGACGGCCCAGGAGAGCGGCGGGGAGTAGGCCTCGGGGTCGAAGATCCGGCCCCGGCCGCCGCGTCGCGCCGGGTCGACGAAGACCGCGTCGTACGGGCCGGTGTCGATGTCGGTGACATCCGCGCACCGCACCTCGATCAGCTCCGCGAGGCCGAGCGCCTCGGCGTTGGCGCGGGCCGCCTCGGCGGTCAGCGGGTCGCGGTCGACGGCGAGGACGGAGATCCCGGCGCGGGCGAGGGCGATCGCGTCGCCGCCGATGCCGGAGCAGAGGTCCGCGACGCTCCGGACGCCGAGCGCCTTGAGGCGGGCCGCCCGGTAGGTGCCGACGGAGGCGCGGGTCGACTGCTCGACGCCGTTGGGCGTGAAGTACATCCGGTACGCGTCCTCCGCGCCGAACTTCGCCACCGCCCGCTGCCGCAGACGCGCCTGCCCGACGGCCGCCGTGACCAGTTCGGCGGGGTGGTCGCGGCGCAGCCGGGAGACGACGGCCAGCTCCTGGGCGGGGTCGTGGTCGCGCAGCGCGGCCAGCAGGGTCTGGCCCTCGGGGCCGAGCAGGGAGGCGAAGGAGGCGAGGTCGGTCACCCGTCCCATTGTGGGCCCTGCGGTGGTGTGGGCCGGCCGGGGGACGGTGGTGGCGGTACGGCGGTGTCGTGGCCCGGAGGGGCTTGCGCGCTGACAGGATGCGGCGCCATACCGCTCGTACGACAAAAGGAACAAATGATGGCAAAAGGTGTGCACCGTTCCTCTCGGGCGCTCGGGGCGGCGCTC contains:
- a CDS encoding class I SAM-dependent methyltransferase, whose product is MGRVTDLASFASLLGPEGQTLLAALRDHDPAQELAVVSRLRRDHPAELVTAAVGQARLRQRAVAKFGAEDAYRMYFTPNGVEQSTRASVGTYRAARLKALGVRSVADLCSGIGGDAIALARAGISVLAVDRDPLTAEAARANAEALGLAELIEVRCADVTDIDTGPYDAVFVDPARRGGRGRIFDPEAYSPPLSWAVEAARKAPHAALKVAPGIPHEAVPEDAEAEWISDGGDVKEAVLWFGTRPGARRATLLPSGARLVGRGLPDPAVRPVGRYLYEPDGAVIRAHLVAEVAEDLDGGLIDATIAYITADALAPTPYAAAYEITDELPFNLKKLKALLREREVGTLTVKKRGSAVEPEEIRRKVKPKGPNSATVLLTRVAGAPTMLIGRPAGTTKG